The DNA segment CATCCACTCCGGCCGGGAGTGGCCCGATCCCGCACCGAACCCGGGCAAACTGTTCTGTCCCCAGACAGGCGATGATCGACGCCAGTCCGTTATGCCCTCCTGAAGAGCCGTGGCCGCGTAAGCGAAGCTGGCCCAAGGGCAGGGCCAGGTCATCGGCAACCACCAGAAGCGACTCCGGGCTCAGATCGTACTTCCGTGACAGGTGATCGAATGCCTCCCCCGAGGCGTTCATGAACGTCGTCGGCTTGACCAGCAACGCCTTCTGCCCGGCGACACGCCCGGAGGCTTCGAGGTACGGACCCTGCCCCGGCTTGAATGCCAGGCGTGTCTCCCCGGCCACGAGATCCGCCACCCACCAACCCAAGTTATGCCGTGTCATGGCGTAGCGAGCACCGGGATTGCCCAGAAAGACGATGATCGGGATGGCCATACTATCGATGCTCCCCGCCGAAGAAGTCTCCCGGCATGACGACTGTCAATCTCGCAGAGCCGGCGAGCCGATAACATTGGAAAGGCGAAAACGGTTGCGCGCAACGCCGTTCTTGGGGCATAAATGACCATCCTGAAGCGGGGATGGGTGCGCTACGCTCCCCATCAGCCTTGCCCACCCCTGACGCCTCCACAGGACACGCCATCAATGAACATCTCGCGACTCCTGGATGCCTCCCTGATTGAACTGGCGATGTCCACGCGCATCGTCGAGGACCCGGACAATCCGGTGAAGTCGGCCCGCCGTCGCCGCCTGGATCAGGAGACGATCCTCGATGAGTTGGTTTCCATTCTCGAGCGCTCGGGCAAGGTGGGGAATCGCAGCAAGCTACTCGTCGAATTCATCAACCGTGAACGGAAAGCTCCGACCGCCATCGGGTATGGGATCGCCATCCCACACGTTCGCACATACCAAGTGAGAGAACTCGTCATCGGTGTGGGGCGGTCGGCTGAGGGGTACGACTTCGGCGCCCCCGACGATGAACCGGTTCGCCTGTTCTTCGTCATGGCCGCACCCTCGTACGATGACAACCTCTATTTGCGCGTGTTCAAGTCGCTGGCCGAGGTGTTGCAGTTCGACTATTTCCGCCAACGGCTGATGGAGACAAACTCTGTGTTCGAGATCATCCGCACTTTTGAAGAAATGGAATGAGTCGGAGAGGGCGGCGTCGGGCATAGGGACCTGTTGAAGACCCCATCGAAGCGGGATCTCTCTCGCAAGGGGATTGCTTCGTCGCTCAGCCCGCTCACAGAGCCGGCTTCCTGCAACGACACAAAGATCTGTCCAAGACTTACTCTGTCGTTGCGAGGAGCTCGTTCGCCGGAGGCGGACGACCGACGAAGAAATTGCCCGACTTGGGTCGACTCGTTCAGCAGGCCCATAAGCCCGATCTGTCGACGTCTCACGCGGAACCTCGGGCTGATCTTCGTGGTAGAATGCCCCAAATGAGGCAAACGTACGATATAACACATGCGTTGAAGCAAATGATTCGCGAACTGTTGAGGATCTGGTTTCCGATGAACAGGACAGGCTCACAACGAGATCTCATCGCTTTGTGAGACAACATGATGGTCACGAATTCCGCCATCCAGAGCGAGCTTCGCCGGATACTCCTGATCTCGGCTCTTCTCATCGGCCTGTCGATCGCTCATTTCGTCAGTCCCGCGGAGGCGATCTGGCTCCACGACTTCTGGTTCAAGGTGACATACATACCCATTGTACTGTCCGGCTTATGGTTTGGGGTGCGTGGCGGACTGACGGTCGGAGTCATCACGGGGTTGACCTACACGGTCCATATCAGGCTGCAGTTGGCGGGGCACCATCAGCATGCGCAGACCGGATTCTGGCTGGAGCTGGTGCTCTATCTCCTCATCGGCATCGTGGTTGGGTGGCTGGCAGACGAACAACGCCGGATCCAAGAGAGATTGCATCAGACGAACCTGCAACTCCAAGATTCGCTGGCGTCACTGAAGGAAAAAGCCGAGGCGCTCTTGGTGGCCGAAGAGTCGCTACGGCGCGCCGACCGACTCCGCGCGGTTGGAGAGCTTGCGGCCGGCATCGCCCACGAAGTCAGGAATCCCTTGAGCGGGATACTGGGCGCAGCCAAGATCCTAGCGGACCCTGCCACGAATGACCAGAATCGTGCGGAGTTTGCCGATCTCCTCGCACAGGAGACACAGCGTCTGGACCGTGTGATTGGCCGACTGCTCGATCTGGCCCGGCCGGGACCGGGAAGCGCGGGCACGTCACTGTTGGCCAACGAAATCGCTTTCGTGGGTCAGTTGACGGAAGGGACGAGACGGAAGTCGCACGCCGATTACGACCTGTCCCAAGTGCCCCATGACATTGTGGTCGCGGTTCCGGTGGATGTGGCAAGACAGATCATACTGAACCTCACATTGAATGCGCTGGCCGCCCTGTCCGAGCGCGGCGGTCAGATCATATGGTCGGCTGAGATAGAGGGGGACCGCACCACGGTTCGAGTTCGCGACACCGGGGGTGGGGTGGACTCCCAGATCCGTGACCATCTGTTTGAGCCGTTTGTGACGACCCGTCAGACGGGAGGCACCGGCTTGGGGCTGGCGATTGTGGCGCGGCTGGTACGGGAATCGGGGGGAGAGATCGATCTGGAATCGACCGGTCCGTCAGGGACCACATTTGCCCTGACGTTGCCGATCGCCTCTGACCGCGCCTGGCAGGGCCAGGGGGAGGGATCGTGAGCGCCATGCCCCGCATCCTGTTCGCCGAGGATGATGCCAGTTTGCGGCGCATCGCCGAGCACGAGTTGACGCGCGCCGGGTACACGGTCGCGCTCGCAACCGACGGCCAGGATGCCTGGAGGCAGTTCACATCGGACGGGGCCGATTG comes from the Candidatus Zixiibacteriota bacterium genome and includes:
- the pth gene encoding aminoacyl-tRNA hydrolase, yielding MAIPIIVFLGNPGARYAMTRHNLGWWVADLVAGETRLAFKPGQGPYLEASGRVAGQKALLVKPTTFMNASGEAFDHLSRKYDLSPESLLVVADDLALPLGQLRLRGHGSSGGHNGLASIIACLGTEQFARVRCGIGPLPAGVDAAEFVLDPFGPGELIAAREMAARAAEAVAMVLARGLVAAADAYNRKPPAPETSAEGSSGAQ
- a CDS encoding PTS sugar transporter subunit IIA, which produces MNISRLLDASLIELAMSTRIVEDPDNPVKSARRRRLDQETILDELVSILERSGKVGNRSKLLVEFINRERKAPTAIGYGIAIPHVRTYQVRELVIGVGRSAEGYDFGAPDDEPVRLFFVMAAPSYDDNLYLRVFKSLAEVLQFDYFRQRLMETNSVFEIIRTFEEME
- a CDS encoding ATP-binding protein, with translation MMVTNSAIQSELRRILLISALLIGLSIAHFVSPAEAIWLHDFWFKVTYIPIVLSGLWFGVRGGLTVGVITGLTYTVHIRLQLAGHHQHAQTGFWLELVLYLLIGIVVGWLADEQRRIQERLHQTNLQLQDSLASLKEKAEALLVAEESLRRADRLRAVGELAAGIAHEVRNPLSGILGAAKILADPATNDQNRAEFADLLAQETQRLDRVIGRLLDLARPGPGSAGTSLLANEIAFVGQLTEGTRRKSHADYDLSQVPHDIVVAVPVDVARQIILNLTLNALAALSERGGQIIWSAEIEGDRTTVRVRDTGGGVDSQIRDHLFEPFVTTRQTGGTGLGLAIVARLVRESGGEIDLESTGPSGTTFALTLPIASDRAWQGQGEGS